The Panicum hallii strain FIL2 chromosome 9, PHallii_v3.1, whole genome shotgun sequence genome has a window encoding:
- the LOC112875427 gene encoding uncharacterized protein LOC112875427, with protein MASFAVATIPSLAAPAARKRSGGVTYVEGMNAYSGLKGLNKVTMLGLRKTADYSFAKIVASLSPAGKTRRGSAFGAQMNAAGEIFRIAVIMNGLVLVGVAVGFVLLRVEAAVEESE; from the coding sequence ATGGCGTCGTTCGCCGTGGCAACGATCCCGTCGCTGGCGGCCCCGGCGGCCAGGAAGAGGTCCGGCGGCGTCACCTACGTGGAGGGCATGAACGCCTACAGCGGCCTCAAGGGGCTCAACAAGGTCACCATGCTCGGGCTGCGCAAGACCGCCGACTACTCCTTCGCCAAGATCGTGGCGTCGCTCAGCCCCGCCGGCAAGACGCGGCGCGGCAGCGCGTTCGGGGCGCAGATGAACGCCGCGGGGGAGATCTTCAGGATCGCCGTCATCATGAACGGCCTCGTGCTCGTCGGCGTCGCCGTCGGGTTCGTCCTGCTCCGGGTGGAGGCCGCCGTTGAGGAGTCCGAGTAG